ATGTGAATTGCCTCTTGTTCAATATTCTGTTTTGAATTATAGCAATCTCTCTCTTTGTATGGACCGtggagtttttaatttattccgaATTCCAATTTCTAGAAAGGTGGAGGAGAAGTCTTCTTTTGGGCGGAGGGAGCTTCCACCCGTCGGGTCACGGATCCCGTGGCAGATATGGCAGTTTACTCACTCTTCAAGTATTCAGACACCAGCATCTCTTGATAAATTTTGCCAAGATGGAAGCCAACTTGTAGTTCAATACAACgaaataaattgaagaaagcCTAAGAACTTCAGAATTGTCAGCACTTATGGGAGCTAGCATCTCCATCCAAAAGGCAGTACACCTCTTGTGGTTCAGAAAGATAGTTTCCATGTAAATGAAAGATCTGTGTGCCTGATTGAAATAAACTCATACAGGAATGAATGATTCATGCTCTCAAAGCTTGAAGGTCAAACTTCATAACATTCCGCATGCAAACAGTATCATATGACAACAATTTGGTTCCATGGCCAAAATAAATAACAGGGTTCCATAAGGTCAAAACTTCTAGCAACCAAATTGTAGCTCGAGGATACAAGTTTCATACCATGAGCTCAACAAAACAGCATAAATAATAATCGAGTTTCTTTCAGtcctagaaaagaaaaggacggaggaaaaagaaaggaaataatgAAACCAGCCAGCATTATTAAAAGTATCCTTTCCGTCCATATTCATGAGATCCCCCCCAAAAAATGAAAGTAGAACAAAAGGTCAGTGTACCCAGTCATCACTTCACTGTTATAATCTTGATAACAGATGCAGTTCCAACCCGGTGCAGAGCCACCACGGGATCCCCAGTCCTGCATAGTCCCTTCCCCTTGGCATGTTGAAGGGAAAAATCCAAAGCTTCTTCTGTTGTCTCAGCATTTGAGGCTTTAGCAGATCCTGCATATAAAACCGGCACTAACCCACGGAATATAAGGCTATGCCTTGCAGGAGCTTCATCACTGCATGTCCAATCAAAGGAATCAGTCTGAATCTCTGGGACAACCACGGACAAAATGGGTATGCCCGGTCTGTATTTAGCCACCAGTTTTGCAGTACTTCCTCCCCTGGTTAAAACCAGTATAAGAGATGCTTTTACTGAATTGGCAGTTCTAACAGCAGATGAGGCCAGACTCTCCAATGGGCTCATGGGCACAGGTGAGTGTTCCATAGTTCTTTTAAAGACATCTCCATAATCAAGCGTGTTTTCAGCTTCTATGCATATTTTGGCCATGGTCCGAACAGCAAGTTCTGGATAAGCTCCAGCTGCTGTTTCACCACTCAGCATCACACAGTCACTACCATCAAGAACTGCATTGGCAACATCAGTGGCTTCTGCTCTAGTTGGTCGGGGGGACTTGATCATGGACTCCAACATCTGTGTTGCAGTGACAACTGGTTTTCCTTGGATGTTGCACTTGTAGATCATCACTTTCTGAGCAAGgaaaattttttcaattgggATTTCCATTCCAAGGTCACCACGTGCCACCATAAATGCATCTGAATTTGCTAAAATATCATCGAAATTTGCCACTCCTTCTTGATTTTCAACCTACCAAAAAAGtttcaaaggaaaaataaaatgacaataaaaCATCATAAAGCAACCATCTAAGCAACAAAGACAAGTGTTTAATTTTAGAACAATTATTTCATAGGCATTAGctcaaaatttaaatgtagATGATGACCTTTTCTACAAGTTGCTCGCATGGATTCTATCTCCTAGTAAGGTTTGGCTAACAAACAATACATACTCATGCCAAGCAAAATAGTGAAAAGCACACATGCTAGTGTAAATGCCTGGTTCTGACTGCCAATAAAACCaggtagaaatttttttttcttctgtcttAATGTGATCAACATACCTTGGACATGAGAAGGATGTTCTTAGAATGCTCTCCAAGCAACTTCCGAACCTCCACAAGGTCTGAGCCTTTACGAACAAAAGATAAAGCaatcatatcaattttattggGAACCCCCCAAGCCAATATATCTTCCTTGTCCTTCTCTGTCAAGGTTGGAAGATCCACTATAACTCCTGGGAGATTAACATTTTTTCTCTCACCAAGAGTAGCAGAATTCTCACAGCGACATCTAACCAAACCAGCTTTTGTATCACAGGATAATGCTGTAAATGATATCGTGCCATCTGCACAAAGTATTACCATTCCAGGTTTGACATCCACGGCCAACTTTTTATAGCTCATGCAAATCATTTTCTCATCACCCTTTAAGCTATAGTCAGTAGATATGGTGATTTCTTGACCCTGTTTGAGCTGGATGGGTTTCCCATCCTTCAGGAAACCAGTACGAATCTCCGGTCCCTGTgaacaaaatgaacaaaataagtgCTGTTTTTAAAcctattaatttaaacaaagagCCTGACTTGGAACTAAAACCTGACCCTAGAAATGGCTAAATGATAAGCAGCTTTAGTTAGCACGAGGTGAACATACAAATGAATAAATAAGTAGGTTTGCACAAAGTGTTactgataaaataaaatcaaagttttccACTATctttgagaaaaatataaaaccattaGTGCAATATGTCCACACTGGTTCATTAAGGATTTGGATGCATTTTCACTAAACCTGTATTCTATCTTTAATGACAGCATTCTGTCTGGCCCCTGCCCCCAATTTCTTTCTTAGATGTGAAGAGTTTGAATAATGAAAACGAGTTTAGAATGGCTGATTACATGCAAAAGAACATTTGCTCATTACGGATGATGCTTCATGCTCTATTTAGCTTCATTCTATTTGATTTTCACTGGTGTACTACTAAAGACAATTACTAGTAAGAGCGTAACCTCCAATTATAATTTAGGATGAACAAAGTTGCCAAAAACAGTTGCATTATGAAGTTCCACTTTATATTGCATATCACAAACAAGAAATTGATTAGTGATGCATAATTAGCAGCTTCATAGAGGATATAAGCCCAAAAAAACCAAGTATTATCAGTCTTATGCCATGGGCTATTTTTGATAGTCAGGCATCGCCTAGAATGGAATAACAACTTCCATAGTTAAGAGAAGTTTTTcgcaaaacaacaacaacaaagccCTTATCCCAAACTAGTTGGGGTTGATTATATGAATCTTGAACCAATTTTTACCCTAGCGTTGACAGAGGAAGCACAATCTGCTTGCTACTAAAATATGGCACACTCTTTTAAAATCCGAGGGAAATATTGttgagaaaaatatgaaatgatcTCCACCATTTAATTAGCACATGAACAAGCCCCACAAACTTTAGAGAAACACCATAGCCAAAAAAAGATCAAGTAACTGATGAAAAAGGCTGCTACAGACATGATTCAGTCATTTCTCAGTCCGTACTTGAAAGCTGTAGCGCAGCAAGTAAACTCAGTTAAGGCCCACTTGGCGCAACTTAGTTTGTTCATTTCtgtgatcaaaataaaaaacatctatCTTCCATAGTTTTCTATTGAGCCAAAGGTGTAAGAATGGGTCAGAAATATATAGTCACGCCCTATTCTATGTATAAAGAGAGTTTTATTGGAGCAAAACTAAGAGAAATCAACACACAGTAAAATCAGGTGTGatatttctttcatgttttcgGTTCAGTACTGAAATAAACGGGTCAAAATGTTCTCTTAACTCAAATTCGGGAAAACCAAAAACAGCAAAACAGATTTGAGAATAGAAAAAGAcaaaatccaaatccaaatgGACCAAAAGCTCCAAACTTTGGCACCCAAAATTACAAGAAAGGAAAGGATATGAATGATGGTGTAAGTGTACAAAAGGACAGATATAACAAGGAAGAAACAGACATACACAACCTTTTTGCACAGGATCAAACAAACAATTAAACAGACTCCCAAAAAAAAGGGATCAGAAATGAAAATAATCACAAGATCAGACAAATAAAAACCAGTTtcgaaaataaatagaaaacagCAGAATCAGAcaagaaacaagaaacaagTAATAAGGTAGAAGAAATGAAAAGCCCAGAtgggaaaaagaaaaccttGGTGTCAAGCATGACAGCACAGAGAATGCCAGTATTGACCATGGCGGCCTTGAGATTATCAAGGGTTTCTTGATGATACTCATGAGATCCATGAGAGAAGTTGAAGCGAGCGACGTTCATGCCAGCCCTCAAGAGTTTTTCGATCATAGGGACAGATCTTGATGCAGGTCCCAGAGTACAGACGATCTTGGTCTTCGGCCTCATCTCCATAACTCCTGCTGCTGCCGTCACTGCATCTCCTCCACCGTTGCTGGCCGTCATTTATTTGTCAGGAGGACTAGAACAAATTTAGGACTTGAAGTTTTAGGAATTTCTCTCTCTGTGGTTGTGTTGCGTGTTATACCCAATACTACACACTAactatatgtatatatagaaATGACAAATAGAGAAAGAAGTggatttatggattttttttatttttattcttggaaGGGTTGTTTGGCaagattatttaattatttgtttatatatgaaGAAACCAAGAAATGGGAGGAGCACAATACATATATCTTGAGAAGCAAGACAAGTTTAGGAATATCTTCTTTTTTCGCTAAGGGGTGTGTGTGGTTCGATTTGTACGATGGTGTAGGGCATGATTTTTGCCCTTTGGTAGGTGACGGTCACGCCCCTAGAAATTTGGTTATCACATGTACAAAACCATCGGCTGCTTCTGCCACCTTCCCCCTCCCTCTTGCTAGCTTCTGCTTTGAAGGACTCTCTCTCACACTAGCTCCATCCAACTTAAGATGTTTTCAATTCACGATTTAAGTTTCTCCttcattggattaaatcatttaCTCTTCAAGAGTGGATGTAAACCAGCCATGCAGATTCACAAATCAGACGTCAAGAGGACACCTATGAAGTTGTTCATATGTGAATGGGTTACGTATAGGAGACCTTTATGTGATTTGATCAGCAAATTCTAATGAATGTAGATGGGAATGAGTTTGATTCTACGAGGGAACGTGCGTCCATTTCCTTGTAATTAATCTAATGGCGGGGGTAGAAATCCACGGATATGAAAAAcgaaagaaaaagaatggatCTACTATTCCAATTCCATTTGACTTTCAGAACAGTCACGATTCAGAGGGTTAGGCCACttactttttcttttgttttttcatggctCTATTGGCGTCACTCCACCAATACATCCTATTGCCCTCGTGCTTGATTAGTAATGACCCGAAGCACAAGCTGTTTGTAATTTCCCACAAACCAAACTGGCCCTAGGACACTGCGAAAAGTAAACGaaggaaaggagagagagagagagacaaggCATAGATTAGAGGGACAGGACATCAATCCAAGCACAAGCACCGCACAACGTCTAATTCTCAATCTGTAGGCAACGAAGGTGGCAGATGTCATCAAAAAACGCTGGCCATTTGAAACACAAAGGGGTCAATGCCtcttactttgattttttattcatctgGTCTCACCTCGACGCTCATCCTTACCCCACCATGCTTATTTAATTCAACAGTGATGACCAATCTCCAAAACCAGAGATGGTATTTGATCATAACTCATGCGAGGTTGAAAGAAATGTCTGCTTTAGTTTTACTCGTATCATAAACGAAAGACACCAAACACGAAAGTGATGATAACGAAGAAAATCATAGAGATCAATAGTGGAATCCTGTATAGGGTCTTGCTGAGAACAGCTGGAGTTGCATGGAATCACAAATCCTAACCATCCTTGTGCATCACGGTCACCATGATTTGTGAGTTTCAGGCACGGCTGTCCTGTCCTTTGCGTCGCCCTTGTGTTAATGATTCCATGGATTTTGGCACTTCCAtggcacaaaataaaaaataaaaagccacTGCTAGGGCAACATAAATGCTCTCTATTATTGTACTAATGATCCAAGCTTAGTTCAATAAAAGTGTCACTATATTTATCATTAGTTTAACTTTGCCAGACTTCGTCATGATTGCTCCCATGCCTCGACCCAACCTTCACAATGAATTCGACATGTTACACAAGGTGTGATccagaatagaaaaaaattcgGGAGCACTGTTCTAATACCGCTCAAAATTTCTCACTACCAACCCAAAAATGAATAGATGAGTTTTCAAGCGATCAGCATCCTCTAGAATGTTTGTGGTAAACTCATTCAGGCAAGTTAAAGTTCATCATGGCTCCGTGGCTGTTGTTTGTTCATCAACTCTAGTTTATTTTCCAGTTCCTGTCACATCCAAATCCATCAGAATGTTCAATGCAGAAAGTAAGAGTTCCAGtcttaaaaagtttaattaccTTAAGCTTTCCTTCTATGCAAAGGGCTGGGGTAGATAGCAATGCCACATACCTTGCACGGGAAGCTTGAAGGGTTAGCCAGCAATATAAAGCATATGATCACACACAAGAAAGGGCATAAACAGGTCCTTACTCGCAACGGCTTGGTTCATCTACATCTGTAACCTCATTATCCAGTCCGCATCTTAGCCTGACCTGTAAAAGGACATAAATCACAGACATAAAGACAAGGCAATAAGTCTTttcttcattgtattttatttctatttgccTTGCAGCTCTTGTTTTTAGGTCAAAAGTAGATGTTGACACCAATCCAAGTGTGAATTTAACATCTAGACTGGaatggaaaaaacaaattatcttcATTGACAGAAGTTCATATCAGTTTCACTTTCACTTTCATTAACAGTTTGCATAGTAATTTAAGAcgttgagagaaaagaaaggaaatataaaatgaagttaagagatgaaatgaagtcagaactctttttttttttccctttcaactAGCATGGACTTATGCCCAACACGTTTTCAGCAATTGGATTACTTGtttccttattttcttttatcctggatgttattaaaaaaatcaaaaagaaagtAATTATGCCCATCACGTTCACAGCAATTGAATTTTTCCGTAACATGATTCAGCATGAAAGTGTATATACCTTCAAACTTCGATCAGGCCCATTCCAGCACTTATCCCCATTTGAAAAGACCATAACTCGGTATGAGTCCTCGAATTTCTCCCAGCGCCTTacccaaaagaaagaaattatcaGGTACACAGAGAATAAATACCATGTAAGCTAATCAACACCCAAAAGAATAAGATGCTTAGGTTCATCTCTCCCATGGATATCCAGGTTAAAtgaaagaataaacaaaatgtTGCGAGCATCCCTAGAAAAGCACAACTatgcatgatttttttccaGATGATCCCATAATATATGAAGGAGGCAGGGAGATTTCTagataaagaacaaaaagaattcCATAGACACATTACCCCAAACGAGTTGTTGAGTGGCCCTCTGACTGGGAAGCTTGTTTGAATGAGCAGACTTTGTAAACATACCTGAGGTGTGAATTTCAATTGTCAAAAGGTAAGATAAATCAGTGATCACAACTGAAACAGAAAAGGAATATAAACTAGCAGAAGCAAGGTTGTGAACTTGTTCTGCTTGCTCTCAAAACAGCGATCATAGAATGAATAGAACTCCTTCTCTGTTCCTGAAATATTAACCTTTACAGTTAACTAATAGAAATCTGCTAACGCCACAGGGGTGCATACACGTACAGCTTGTCAATACTAACCAAAATCATGTTCAAGCTTTTGCGTCAGCCTTGATATCCTTGACTGTATTTTAGACAACTTAGCACTGGACTCGTCGTATTCCTTTCGTACACGAGCAGCCTCTATAGAAGTCAAAAGGTAACTGGTGACCTGATTTTCACCCATTCATTTCCAACATTTAAGTTATTCAATAGTAACATAGTGTTTTAAAATTGACCTGATTTATCCACTGGAGCTTGGAATAATTTAAAGGCTTGTAGAATGCTCCTAAAGgtttgctgtatattctccaaCCAAGATGGATTACCTGGGGAGGTTGTATCTGACAACAAGTACCTAATATCAGCtccttaaataaaaacaactgaGCACAAAAGGCAGTGGCAACAAACAGTTGCAAACCTGAAAATTCAACTTCATCATCAGGGTCAGATTTATAAGGAGCATCATCAACATCATCGTGAACTTCCTCTTCATAAGTCTCATCTACATCATCTTCTCCATCAACATCATCATCCTTGCCAGTTTCATCAGCAGTTTCTGAAGCATAGCCATCATATTTCTCATCATGCATGTCATGGGCCATCTCTTCATGGTCTCCATGGTCGTTGTCCTTTGTATCCCTAACTTCCTCAGTCTGCTTCTCTGAATTTCCTGTCCAACGAGAGCCAACAAGGCGGCCCAACTCTTCCTTTGACAATCCTTTTGCATCAGTGGATTCATCCTTCTCCTGAAGACAGCATTTAGAGAAACCACCAAAGGTAGTCAAGATGGTGAGCTTCATGGGATTATCATGCCATAAGCAAATCATCAATCAAGAAAAGTATGATGAGAGACAAGAGGGTTATCATGCCTTATGCAAGACTGTAATACCAACTACTGGTTgtatattttaaactttttctaGAGAACTTAAGGAATGGTGTCCAAAAAAATCCAGGAAAGGGGTGATTCCATGGTGAACCCCTCATTAAAATGCAATTATAAATGAGCCAGCCAAGAACTGTACTAACCCCCATGTGAGAAGGTCAAATGAAGAGCTAAGGCTTGATATATGAATCCCCAATCAACAAAATATGGGAACAGGATAAGTATCATGACACTACTCTTTTTTACATTAGCAAGGGGTGGGGTGGGGTGGGGTGTGGGGATTACCTCTTCCATAGGTTGAGCATGAGACACCTCATTTCCAGCATCATGGCCAGTTTCAGGCACAAGTGTAGACTCATCCTTGATTTTTGTGGTGACAGGCTCTTCATCCTCTTGTCCCTCATGCTGTGTTAACAAGGAATGGCATGTTATATTTTTGACAGTGACTAAGCTGCCAAGACAGTGTAGCACCACTTTCCAGGAGTAGTAAATGTGTACAAATGCACTCTTTTTTACCTTCTCCACTTTGCTAACTGGAGATCCTTCAATTTTGGAAGCATCACCACTTTCATCTTCAGCTCCATGATCAGCAAACTCGTCCACAACATCCTATTAGAGATtacaaaacttaaaaagaatTAGCTACAGCATTGAGTTATGAGTATCAATTTCTTCAAACCAAGTCAGTCATCTTTCAGCAAGCATTTTGTACATGGGGATACCTTACTCATTCAAACAAATGGAACATTTAAGGATATTGGAGAAACCTCTTTGCAAGAGTAGGAATACACCTATTCACTTTTCTATCAAATCAAGCTTTGATATTTAtagctcatttttttaatttatgtcttaaaaaaattaaaatgatggtGGCGTCAGTGAATTTAGAATTTCTGTATCAAAATATGTAATGGATATGCAAATGCAGAGAAAAAGATTGGGAtgcatctttcaatttttatatggGCTAATTTGATCAGTTTATCAGCAGagtaattaagtttggaagagaatTGCTGAGCAGGTAAGGAATGCGCATATCTACTTGTTCAGACCACTCCTATATGCTTTTAGAAGATGTTATAAAGAAAAGCACTTTAAACATCCTTGACAAATTATGAGAGTTTGAATGTGTGCATGATCACATAAAGGTTGATGAATGATGAACATCAAAATGAGACAAACAGTCAGACCTGATATGCAGGAGAATCATCCAAAACACCAATTTCATCGTGTTTGTTTTCCATATCTTTGTCTTCATTGTCGATTTTCTCCTCAGCGTGGCCTTTTTCTAGGTTAGCTCCCCCCTTAATTGCACTTTTTTCCCCATTGGCCTCTTCTTCAGCTTCTTTCCTttgtttctcttccttttctttctgcaAACGTTCTTTCTCTTCTGTCTTCTCTATCTGTTCTTTAAGCTCTACATCGGGAGGTAAAGCAGAAGAACATTTACACAATTGTTAACCCCACACGTGAAGAAACGTACAGAAACACCCAGGTGTTGTTAGATATTTCAGTCTATCTATGTTTACAATGCTCAAATCTTCTTCAACAAGCCGAACAGACTTAAAGTTCAACAGTACAACATGGAGAAAAATTACACACCTTTAAGCTGTTCAACAAGTCCTTTTAGTATCTTCTCCTCATTTTTTAGCTTGGATAGTTCAGTCACATCTTTGGCGAATGCCATTTTTGCTtgttcaacttctttttttctcaacgCAACCCCTTCCTTATATGTAGCaatctttttcttcaacttatCTCTTGCCACTTTGCCAGCTTCCCAGCATGTATTTGGACACTTAACTTGGCCAGCATACTCATCACTCCCATCACAACAATCTACATTATGAAGCAGTCAATACAAActacaaggaagaaaaacagagagagagagtataacaatacacatattattattttgtttacatGTAGCATATGCTTACCACAGATGCCATCATTGACTCTGGAAGAGAATAAGAAAACGGGATCATGCCCTGCATTTCTACAATAGAATTGCCCACCGGGGCATGCTGATGTGCCTGCATTGCATCCATAAGATATATAGTAAAAGAAAAAGTAAGAATATACTAGtattttttgagaaaaggaagttccttttattgttttttcttctaaaggGGGCTAAATGAGATATCTACGAGTATCAAGACAAACTTTTAAtggaaaatagaaaaggaagaaatgcCCAATTGCTACAATGGGAAGATGTGTGAAGGCACGAGAGACATATAAGGAAAGAAGAAGCAAGAGAAACAGACCAGGCTCATCGGTACCATCAGGGCAATCACAGAAGTCATCATTGAGGTGAGCCTTGGTGAAAGTAGCGGATCCATCTTTACATTTTATAGTAGGTGATGATGTCTTGTAATAATTCTCCTCTGGGCATCccaaaaagataaataaataaaaaaagtctcaGCATGATGATGATGTTAGAAAACAAATCGAAAAACAACAGAGTTAGAAGATGGGGTAGAAAGGAAGGAGTGACCTTGAGGAGGGATTCCAAGAAAAGGGTTAAGTGGAACAACAGCTGATGTAGCAATGGAAACTGTAGAACATAAGAGTGCATAAACAATCGGAGGAAATAATATGAAGAAGCTGCTGCTGCTCTCTCCtttcattgtttcttttttgttgttattattattgttattatatattcGTTACCCTCTCTGTGTATCGAACAGCAAAGCAAGAAGATTCTGACTCTGAGTGTGAGaggggaagagagagagaataatcAATTATTGTGTGAGCTCGGAATCAGAGACGGAGGACGATGGATGGCAGGCAGAGGCAGGGAAGGGAAGGAGTTGCTGAGTGATGTCAAAACGACGCTGTCTCCAttccttatattttattatattattatctaccaCCCTAATTAATTAATGGCAATTATGTATAATACTGAAAATGAAGGGTTAGGttactgaaaataaaataaaatatcattatccaTTTCAGTGAGAGGAGAGCAGagaagaaataagaagaaaaggaggaggtGGAAATGGAAGGAAGCTCACTTTTAGGCTGTTACAAAACCCATTTCAATTCCATCTTCTTcaacccttcttcttcttcttcgtctcgTTACTGTTACCATTAATATTCTACGACAACTACTACTAGCAAGGCAATGTCAGATTGGTAGCCTCAATTTCATACCCACCAACAAGAAGGacaaaacaagaacaacaacaacatacgGCCCATTCTTCCTCTACCATTCACATGCCACCGGTTGACAAGACTGGGAGGTTTTGCAGCCCGGCCGAGAGCTCGCTTTGTATGCCCCCCCTCGCGATctctcatttgtttttctttttttcctctagagagagagagagagagagagagagagagtagttCTTCCTCCTTGCACTCACTATCTAAAGCCTGCTTACTTTGTAAGAGAAACAAGCATACTGGGTCTTCATTTAGAGCCTTGGAGAGAAAGGGAAGAAATTACTACCTTAggggtgcttttttttttttgcgtgaaATATTTTACAcgaatattttcatatcttagcatgtttgttttttgaaaataaataatttacataataaaaaaaattatagttaataattaatatcttatttgtaagaaaatattttatattcaaaaagtcaccaccattttttttcactattgtcgtcatttaaaaattattttatatgtaattacaagaaaatatttattaaattaaatattaaaatattttttatttacgaAATATTTTACGCAAGATAAACCAGAATAAATGGATGCgctaatttgtattttttaattaatataggtatttggaatgatttaaaaaaaaaaacaaatgtgagGTTGAAAGTTGAAATTAGCCCAGCATACGGCCCATTCCGTATAAAAAGAAGAGCCGTAGGCCCCCTAGATGAGGTAGAACAGAAAGGCCCATATGTAGCGGCTGCAACAGCGCCCGGGGGTTCTAGGATTAGGGTTTTCCGTGCCCCTCCCTCTTAACTCTCAGCTATATATAAGAAGAGAGGCAGCAGAACTAGAAGCAGCAGCGGGGCTAACCAGGATAACACTTTCTGCatctttttttagggtttagcaTACATGCTGTTTGATTGTGTTTGTTAATATGAATGAAGTAAAGCCTGATATTGCAATTCTTTGGTCTTAATGAATAGATTATTGGCCAAAGAATCTATCGTCAGGCAATAGTGATGTATATCTGTATGTATATACATGCATTCATTTTCTACCTTTAGCTCCGACTGTCCattttttatcttgaagaaGTTGTTTTTAGGGTTTGTTGGTGAcaaatcttattatattttgatcttgttctcctctttcttctttgacctgtctcaaatttaaaaatttggtgtgatgatgatgatgaacgaTTAATTGATTGATGGATGATGATAAAAATCAGACGGATTCCCACTGATTTATACTATGATTACACAACCAGCTACTTCTGACACGATCtaatcttcatcatcatcttcaagcacttttttctgtttttaattattatgattattattagcATTATTATTCGGGGGCCGGTGATGCAAGAAATATTTGCTACTCTTGATGGAGTTATATATAATTCCATTTGATGATTCCTATCCACCAAGATCTCTGAGGCCCTGatctgtttttttgttaatcttaAATACTGAAACTGGCtgattttacttgattttgattGCTCATCTAAGGGTGGTTTCGGTCTAATCTTGCCAAGGGATGACGacgaagaagaggaggaagaaagtTGTAGGGATGGATAACCAGAGAAAGGCAAggcttttttacttttatttaagcttcattcatgaaaaaaaaaggtaaaaatggCACCTTTTAAATGGGTGCAGATGAAGCTATTGATTTTCGAATTTATACTATTTTCTGATTCCTCATGAGTGTCTTTCCCTGCTTGATCAACAGGAATCAATGCTAAGTTCCTGAATACTGTCCTCAGCAGCCAGATCAGCCGAACGAATCCATAATTTAAGGCTCCCTCACCATTTAGTTTGGCTTCCCTAGAATTGGACTGGAAgggtttattttcatcatttagtGGATGGAAATTAGCATCTTAATCCTGGGGTTCATACATACGGACATCCGAAGTTAGCTTGTTAGCATGGAGCAGCTACACGACTGCCTTGCAACAAAACAAGAGACTTGACAGCCCAAATGGAGCTCGAACATTTCAAAACTTGATTTACCTAAATGAAGTATaaagaacagaaacaaaaactCGACAAGAAAACATGGACTGGAAATCGAAATATAGGAACCAAAAT
This genomic interval from Populus alba chromosome 1, ASM523922v2, whole genome shotgun sequence contains the following:
- the LOC118032734 gene encoding glucosidase 2 subunit beta isoform X3, which codes for MAFAKDVTELSKLKNEEKILKGLVEQLKELKEQIEKTEEKERLQKEKEEKQRKEAEEEANGEKSAIKGGANLEKGHAEEKIDNEDKDMENKHDEIGVLDDSPAYQDVVDEFADHGAEDESGDASKIEGSPVSKVEKHEGQEDEEPVTTKIKDESTLVPETGHDAGNEVSHAQPMEEEKDESTDAKGLSKEELGRLVGSRWTGNSEKQTEEVRDTKDNDHGDHEEMAHDMHDEKYDGYASETADETGKDDDVDGEDDVDETYEEEVHDDVDDAPYKSDPDDEVEFSDTTSPGNPSWLENIQQTFRSILQAFKLFQAPVDKSEAARVRKEYDESSAKLSKIQSRISRLTQKLEHDFGTEKEFYSFYDRCFESKQNKYVYKVCSFKQASQSEGHSTTRLGRWEKFEDSYRVMVFSNGDKCWNGPDRSLKVRLRCGLDNEVTDVDEPSRCEYVALLSTPALCIEGKLKELENKLELMNKQQPRSHDEL
- the LOC118032734 gene encoding glucosidase 2 subunit beta isoform X1, whose product is MKGESSSSFFILFPPIVYALLCSTVSIATSAVVPLNPFLGIPPQEENYYKTSSPTIKCKDGSATFTKAHLNDDFCDCPDGTDEPGTSACPGGQFYCRNAGHDPVFLFSSRVNDGICDCCDGSDEYAGQVKCPNTCWEAGKVARDKLKKKIATYKEGVALRKKEVEQAKMAFAKDVTELSKLKNEEKILKGLVEQLKELKEQIEKTEEKERLQKEKEEKQRKEAEEEANGEKSAIKGGANLEKGHAEEKIDNEDKDMENKHDEIGVLDDSPAYQDVVDEFADHGAEDESGDASKIEGSPVSKVEKHEGQEDEEPVTTKIKDESTLVPETGHDAGNEVSHAQPMEEEKDESTDAKGLSKEELGRLVGSRWTGNSEKQTEEVRDTKDNDHGDHEEMAHDMHDEKYDGYASETADETGKDDDVDGEDDVDETYEEEVHDDVDDAPYKSDPDDEVEFSDTTSPGNPSWLENIQQTFRSILQAFKLFQAPVDKSEAARVRKEYDESSAKLSKIQSRISRLTQKLEHDFGTEKEFYSFYDRCFESKQNKYVYKVCSFKQASQSEGHSTTRLGRWEKFEDSYRVMVFSNGDKCWNGPDRSLKVRLRCGLDNEVTDVDEPSRCEYVALLSTPALCIEGKLKELENKLELMNKQQPRSHDEL
- the LOC118032734 gene encoding glucosidase 2 subunit beta isoform X2; amino-acid sequence: MDPLLSPRLTSMMTSVIALMVPMSLVCFSCFFFPCTSACPGGQFYCRNAGHDPVFLFSSRVNDGICDCCDGSDEYAGQVKCPNTCWEAGKVARDKLKKKIATYKEGVALRKKEVEQAKMAFAKDVTELSKLKNEEKILKGLVEQLKELKEQIEKTEEKERLQKEKEEKQRKEAEEEANGEKSAIKGGANLEKGHAEEKIDNEDKDMENKHDEIGVLDDSPAYQDVVDEFADHGAEDESGDASKIEGSPVSKVEKHEGQEDEEPVTTKIKDESTLVPETGHDAGNEVSHAQPMEEEKDESTDAKGLSKEELGRLVGSRWTGNSEKQTEEVRDTKDNDHGDHEEMAHDMHDEKYDGYASETADETGKDDDVDGEDDVDETYEEEVHDDVDDAPYKSDPDDEVEFSDTTSPGNPSWLENIQQTFRSILQAFKLFQAPVDKSEAARVRKEYDESSAKLSKIQSRISRLTQKLEHDFGTEKEFYSFYDRCFESKQNKYVYKVCSFKQASQSEGHSTTRLGRWEKFEDSYRVMVFSNGDKCWNGPDRSLKVRLRCGLDNEVTDVDEPSRCEYVALLSTPALCIEGKLKELENKLELMNKQQPRSHDEL